The following proteins are co-located in the Neofelis nebulosa isolate mNeoNeb1 chromosome 18, mNeoNeb1.pri, whole genome shotgun sequence genome:
- the NTAN1 gene encoding protein N-terminal asparagine amidohydrolase isoform X2, producing MPLLVEGRRVRLPQSAGDLVRAHPLLEERARLLRGQSVQQVGPQGLLYVQQRELAAASPQDGSISILGSDDATTCHIVVLRHTGNGATCLTHCDGSDTKAEVPLIMSSIKSFSDHAPCGRLEVHLVGGFSDDRQLSQKLTHQLLSEFDRQEDDIHLVTLCVTELNDREENEKHFPIIYGIAVNIKTAEIYRASFPDRGPEEELRAARALTGGPMISIYDAKTEQLRIGPYSWMPFPHVDFWLQQDDKQILENLSTSPLAEPPHFVEHIRSTLMFLKKHPSPTNALFPGNKALLYKKNEDGLWEKIPSPGS from the exons GAAAGAGCCAGACTTCTCAGAGGTCAGTCTGTTCAGCAAGTGGGACCCCAGGGCCTTCTGTATGTTCAGCAAAGAGAGCTTGCAGCGGCCTCCCCGCAGGATG GCTCCATCTCCATCCTGGGTTCTGACGATGCCACCACCTGTCACATTGTGGTCCTGAGGCACACAG GTAACGGGGCCACCTGCCTGACCCACTGTGACGGAAGTGACACCAAAGCAGAGGTCCCCCTGATCATGAGCTCCATCAAATCCTTCTCCGACCACGCTCCGTGTGGAAG GCTGGAAGTGCACCTCGTGGGAGGCTTCAGTGATGACAGGCAGTTGTCACAAAAACTTACTCATCAACTTCTTA GTGAATTTGACAGACAAGAAGATGACATTCACTTAGTGACGTTGTGTGTGACAG AACTAAATGACCGGGAAGAAAACGAAAAGCACTTTCCAATCATCTATGGCATCG CGGTCAACATTAAAACTGCAGAGATTTACAGAGCCTCCTTCCCAGACCGAGGCCCGGAGGAGGAGCTGCGTGCCGCCCGAGCTCTGACAGGAGGCCCA ATGATTAGTATTTACGACGCAAAGACAGAACAACTCCGTATAGGACCGTACTCCTGGATGCCATTTCCACATGTGGATTTCTGGCTGCAGCAAGATGATAAGCAAATACTAGAG AACCTCTCCACTTCACCTCTGGCTGAGCCACCCCACTTTGTCGAACATATTAGATCTACCTTGATGTTCTTAAAAAAACACCCATCTCCAACCAACGCACTGTTTCCCGGAAACAAGGCTCTCCtctacaaaaaaaatgaagatggttTATGGGAAAAGATCCCTTCTCCAGGAAGCTAA
- the NTAN1 gene encoding protein N-terminal asparagine amidohydrolase isoform X1: MPLLVEGRRVRLPQSAGDLVRAHPLLEERARLLRGQSVQQVGPQGLLYVQQRELAAASPQDGSISILGSDDATTCHIVVLRHTGNGATCLTHCDGSDTKAEVPLIMSSIKSFSDHAPCGRLEVHLVGGFSDDRQLSQKLTHQLLSEFDRQEDDIHLVTLCVTELNDREENEKHFPIIYGIVHAEDLFVPTAVNIKTAEIYRASFPDRGPEEELRAARALTGGPMISIYDAKTEQLRIGPYSWMPFPHVDFWLQQDDKQILENLSTSPLAEPPHFVEHIRSTLMFLKKHPSPTNALFPGNKALLYKKNEDGLWEKIPSPGS; this comes from the exons GAAAGAGCCAGACTTCTCAGAGGTCAGTCTGTTCAGCAAGTGGGACCCCAGGGCCTTCTGTATGTTCAGCAAAGAGAGCTTGCAGCGGCCTCCCCGCAGGATG GCTCCATCTCCATCCTGGGTTCTGACGATGCCACCACCTGTCACATTGTGGTCCTGAGGCACACAG GTAACGGGGCCACCTGCCTGACCCACTGTGACGGAAGTGACACCAAAGCAGAGGTCCCCCTGATCATGAGCTCCATCAAATCCTTCTCCGACCACGCTCCGTGTGGAAG GCTGGAAGTGCACCTCGTGGGAGGCTTCAGTGATGACAGGCAGTTGTCACAAAAACTTACTCATCAACTTCTTA GTGAATTTGACAGACAAGAAGATGACATTCACTTAGTGACGTTGTGTGTGACAG AACTAAATGACCGGGAAGAAAACGAAAAGCACTTTCCAATCATCTATGGCATCG TCCATGCGGAGGACCTCTTTGTCCCCACAGCGGTCAACATTAAAACTGCAGAGATTTACAGAGCCTCCTTCCCAGACCGAGGCCCGGAGGAGGAGCTGCGTGCCGCCCGAGCTCTGACAGGAGGCCCA ATGATTAGTATTTACGACGCAAAGACAGAACAACTCCGTATAGGACCGTACTCCTGGATGCCATTTCCACATGTGGATTTCTGGCTGCAGCAAGATGATAAGCAAATACTAGAG AACCTCTCCACTTCACCTCTGGCTGAGCCACCCCACTTTGTCGAACATATTAGATCTACCTTGATGTTCTTAAAAAAACACCCATCTCCAACCAACGCACTGTTTCCCGGAAACAAGGCTCTCCtctacaaaaaaaatgaagatggttTATGGGAAAAGATCCCTTCTCCAGGAAGCTAA
- the NTAN1 gene encoding protein N-terminal asparagine amidohydrolase isoform X3, whose protein sequence is MPLLVEGRRVRLPQSAGDLVRAHPLLEERARLLRGQSVQQVGPQGLLYVQQRELAAASPQDGSISILGSDDATTCHIVVLRHTGNGATCLTHCDGSDTKAEVPLIMSSIKSFSDHAPCGRLEVHLVGGFSDDRQLSQKLTHQLLSEFDRQEDDIHLVTLCVTELNDREENEKHFPIIYGIVHAEDLFVPTAVNIKTAEIYRASFPDRGPEEELRAARALTGGPMISIYDAKTEQLRIGPYSWMPFPHVDFWLQQDDKQILEYTSRLP, encoded by the exons GAAAGAGCCAGACTTCTCAGAGGTCAGTCTGTTCAGCAAGTGGGACCCCAGGGCCTTCTGTATGTTCAGCAAAGAGAGCTTGCAGCGGCCTCCCCGCAGGATG GCTCCATCTCCATCCTGGGTTCTGACGATGCCACCACCTGTCACATTGTGGTCCTGAGGCACACAG GTAACGGGGCCACCTGCCTGACCCACTGTGACGGAAGTGACACCAAAGCAGAGGTCCCCCTGATCATGAGCTCCATCAAATCCTTCTCCGACCACGCTCCGTGTGGAAG GCTGGAAGTGCACCTCGTGGGAGGCTTCAGTGATGACAGGCAGTTGTCACAAAAACTTACTCATCAACTTCTTA GTGAATTTGACAGACAAGAAGATGACATTCACTTAGTGACGTTGTGTGTGACAG AACTAAATGACCGGGAAGAAAACGAAAAGCACTTTCCAATCATCTATGGCATCG TCCATGCGGAGGACCTCTTTGTCCCCACAGCGGTCAACATTAAAACTGCAGAGATTTACAGAGCCTCCTTCCCAGACCGAGGCCCGGAGGAGGAGCTGCGTGCCGCCCGAGCTCTGACAGGAGGCCCA ATGATTAGTATTTACGACGCAAAGACAGAACAACTCCGTATAGGACCGTACTCCTGGATGCCATTTCCACATGTGGATTTCTGGCTGCAGCAAGATGATAAGCAAATACTAGAG TACACCTCCCGTCTTCCGTAA